A window of Bacteroidota bacterium contains these coding sequences:
- the carA gene encoding glutamine-hydrolyzing carbamoyl-phosphate synthase small subunit: MEEKETRSTRLKYHALPPAILLLEDGTVFHGKAAGNIGTTTGEICFNTGMTGYQEIFTDPSYFGQILIANSVHIGNYGIRNEEVESDSIKIAGLVCKKFSEMFSRPLASRSVKDYFLEQKIVGICEVDTRAIVRHIRDKGAMNAIISSGIMDLEILKEKLSKVPSMAGLELSSKVSTKESYSVGDPNAEKKVALIDVGVKKNIIRCLVERGCYVKIFPQKTPAKEILAWKPDGIMLSNGPGDPSVMKDEIETVKQLTTTNVPVFGICLGHQLLAESFGISTYKMHNGHRGINHPVKNIITGKSEITSQNHGFSVKAEDVEKNNEIEVTHVNLNDKTIEGIRHKVKNIFSVQYHPEASAGPHDSRYLFDDFMKMMNSVKKKVSV, from the coding sequence GTGGAAGAGAAAGAAACCCGATCAACACGCTTAAAATATCACGCGCTCCCTCCGGCTATCCTGTTGCTCGAAGACGGAACGGTCTTTCATGGTAAAGCTGCCGGAAACATCGGCACTACCACCGGCGAGATCTGTTTCAATACAGGCATGACCGGCTACCAGGAAATTTTTACTGATCCTTCGTACTTCGGGCAGATTCTTATTGCAAATTCTGTTCACATCGGGAATTACGGAATACGGAATGAAGAAGTGGAATCGGATTCAATAAAAATTGCCGGACTCGTTTGTAAAAAATTCTCCGAAATGTTTTCGCGCCCGCTCGCGTCCAGGTCGGTGAAAGATTATTTTCTTGAACAGAAGATCGTAGGCATCTGTGAAGTGGATACGCGCGCTATTGTGCGGCATATCCGCGATAAAGGAGCAATGAACGCGATCATCTCGAGCGGGATCATGGATCTGGAAATCCTGAAAGAAAAACTTTCGAAAGTTCCTTCTATGGCCGGACTCGAGTTGTCATCGAAAGTTTCCACGAAAGAATCTTATTCAGTGGGTGATCCGAATGCAGAAAAAAAAGTTGCACTCATTGATGTAGGCGTGAAGAAAAATATCATCCGATGCCTTGTTGAACGTGGTTGTTATGTAAAAATATTTCCGCAGAAAACTCCGGCAAAAGAAATCCTCGCATGGAAACCCGATGGCATCATGTTATCCAACGGCCCCGGCGATCCTTCCGTGATGAAAGATGAAATTGAAACAGTGAAACAACTCACAACTACCAATGTTCCTGTTTTCGGAATTTGTCTCGGGCATCAGTTATTGGCAGAATCATTCGGAATTTCTACTTACAAAATGCACAACGGACATCGCGGCATAAATCATCCGGTGAAAAATATTATCACCGGAAAAAGCGAGATCACTTCACAGAATCATGGCTTCTCGGTAAAAGCAGAAGATGTGGAAAAGAATAATGAAATAGAAGTGACACACGTCAACCTCAATGATAAAACGATCGAAGGTATCCGTCACAAAGTGAAAAATATTTTTTCGGTTCAATATCACCCTGAAGCTTCGGCCGGCCCGCATGATTCGCGTTACCTGTTCGATGATTTTATGAAGATGATGAATTCGGTAAAAAAGAAAGTATCAGTATAA
- a CDS encoding Zn-dependent oligopeptidase, producing MKNNFRFIFPAFILLCISLSNRNVAVGFDPGIMATDKPPLSTHGALQPGPGELYDFAHVDTNAIKNASVAAEKNVNEILEKIFAVADGKRSFENTMLPLDEVYNVLQKATSVDELMMETSTDKNIRDLSGAMLGKFTSETDELLQNEKLYKAVNDFAVTDEANKLTGERFHFVDRILKEFQLNGMMLKKTDRDTLISINNRLNDLGVAFGKNIASDTTKVRFEGEFLYMEELAGLPDNFLKNFCVYAAPDDHNNPPMKIYSFDLSTPTYNEFMTECTNTESRKKMYLAKMNVGGGANEKLLVTIIKLRTQKAQLLGFKTYSEYSTSDIMSKNTETVWKFEKGLAADLRPKAQADLDVMLAMKTKMTGTAASSIFPYENLFYANEVLKSKYNVDPEKVKEYFEMNNVIGGIFQVYQKLYNISFVEDKSPSVWNSDVKAYTVFDNAKKTRIGYFYLDLYPRENKYNHFGCFSITGSKTYPDGTSQLHSAALVCNFPPSTKDHPSLLPHSQVVTFFHEFGHLIHNMLSETELSYDAGTNVATDFVEAPSQIMENWAWQKNVLSLFAKHYKNRNVIPDSLLNNMIAARNLNSGLLTLQQVFYGTLDFTFNDGFAPASSADIVAKTKELQNSITFYPWVEGTHFAGTFGHLTGYGSRYYGYLWSLVYAADMFSEFEKTSPLDPETGKRYREKVLAKGGSDDAINLVTDFLGREPNNKAFLHLIGLNSK from the coding sequence ATGAAAAACAACTTCCGTTTTATTTTCCCGGCTTTCATCCTGCTCTGCATTTCACTTTCAAACCGGAACGTTGCTGTCGGTTTTGATCCGGGAATAATGGCAACTGATAAGCCGCCGCTCTCAACGCATGGCGCACTTCAGCCGGGGCCAGGCGAACTTTATGATTTTGCGCACGTGGATACGAATGCGATAAAAAATGCAAGCGTGGCAGCAGAGAAAAATGTGAACGAAATACTCGAAAAGATTTTTGCTGTTGCTGATGGAAAAAGATCATTTGAGAATACCATGCTTCCGCTCGATGAAGTTTACAATGTGTTGCAGAAAGCAACTTCTGTGGATGAGTTGATGATGGAAACTTCCACCGACAAAAATATCCGTGATCTTTCCGGAGCTATGCTTGGAAAATTCACCTCGGAAACTGATGAACTCCTGCAAAATGAAAAACTTTATAAAGCAGTAAACGATTTTGCGGTGACCGATGAAGCGAATAAACTTACCGGGGAAAGATTTCATTTCGTAGATCGTATTCTAAAGGAATTCCAGTTGAACGGGATGATGCTCAAAAAAACAGACCGTGATACACTCATCTCGATCAATAACCGCCTCAATGATCTTGGTGTTGCATTCGGAAAAAATATTGCCAGTGATACCACGAAAGTCAGGTTTGAAGGTGAATTTTTGTATATGGAGGAATTAGCCGGGCTGCCTGATAATTTTTTAAAAAACTTTTGTGTTTATGCCGCACCGGATGATCATAATAATCCGCCGATGAAAATTTATTCCTTTGATCTTTCAACGCCCACTTACAACGAATTCATGACTGAGTGCACGAATACCGAATCGAGAAAAAAAATGTATCTCGCAAAAATGAATGTTGGGGGAGGTGCGAATGAAAAATTACTCGTCACGATCATTAAACTCCGTACGCAGAAAGCACAACTGCTCGGATTCAAAACTTATTCTGAATATTCTACCAGCGACATCATGTCGAAAAATACGGAGACCGTGTGGAAATTCGAGAAAGGGCTTGCTGCTGATCTTCGTCCTAAGGCGCAGGCGGACCTGGATGTTATGCTGGCCATGAAAACTAAAATGACCGGAACAGCCGCCAGCTCTATTTTTCCTTATGAAAATTTATTTTATGCCAATGAAGTGCTGAAATCAAAATACAATGTGGATCCGGAAAAGGTGAAGGAATATTTCGAGATGAATAATGTGATCGGCGGAATTTTCCAGGTGTACCAGAAACTTTACAATATCAGTTTTGTAGAGGATAAATCTCCCTCCGTTTGGAACAGCGATGTAAAAGCGTACACGGTTTTTGATAATGCTAAAAAAACGCGCATCGGTTATTTCTATCTCGATCTTTACCCGAGAGAAAATAAATACAATCACTTCGGATGTTTCAGCATCACCGGTTCCAAAACTTATCCCGATGGAACTTCGCAACTTCATTCGGCCGCACTCGTTTGTAATTTTCCTCCGTCAACCAAAGATCATCCTTCACTGCTTCCTCATTCGCAGGTGGTCACTTTTTTTCACGAGTTCGGACATCTCATTCACAATATGCTTTCGGAAACAGAACTTTCGTACGATGCAGGAACGAATGTGGCAACTGATTTCGTGGAAGCGCCGTCGCAGATCATGGAGAACTGGGCGTGGCAGAAAAATGTGCTTTCGCTTTTTGCGAAACATTACAAGAATAGAAATGTGATCCCCGATTCATTGCTGAATAATATGATCGCTGCGAGAAATCTTAATTCAGGTTTGCTCACGTTGCAACAGGTTTTTTACGGAACGCTTGATTTCACTTTCAACGACGGGTTTGCACCTGCTTCATCAGCCGATATTGTGGCGAAGACAAAAGAACTGCAGAACAGCATCACGTTTTATCCCTGGGTGGAAGGAACACATTTTGCAGGAACATTCGGGCATCTCACCGGTTACGGATCGCGTTATTACGGTTACCTGTGGTCGCTTGTGTATGCTGCTGATATGTTTTCTGAATTTGAAAAAACTTCTCCGCTCGATCCTGAAACAGGAAAACGTTACAGGGAAAAAGTGCTGGCGAAAGGAGGAAGCGATGATGCGATCAACCTGGTCACTGATTTTCTCGGGCGCGAACCGAACAATAAAGCATTCCTTCATCTCATCGGCCTCAACTCAAAGTGA
- the eno gene encoding phosphopyruvate hydratase, which produces MSFIAQIQARQILDSRGNPTIEVDVITNSGTLGRAAVPSGASTGTHEAMELRDGDKKRYLGKGVLKAVNNVNTTIREELNGAYVFDQSAIDTKMIELDGTANKGNLGANAILGVSLACAKAAAEEASQPLYRYVGGVNATLLPVPMMNILNGGAHADNGIDFQEFMIMPIGAHAFSEALRMGAEVFHQLKKVLKEKGLATNVGDEGGFAPNIKNNEEAIEYVLKAIEDAGYKPGSDISIAMDAAASEFYDAKTKKYFFKKSDGKKLNSEEMVDYWASWIKKYPIVSIEDGLAEDDWSGWEKLTKKCGDKVQLVGDDLFVTNTDRLSKGIKNNIANSILIKVNQIGTLTETINAVTLAHTNAYTSVMSHRSGETEDTTIADLAVALQCGQIKTGSASRSDRIAKYNQLLRIEEQLGASARFHGKNFRNGK; this is translated from the coding sequence ATGTCATTCATCGCACAGATCCAGGCACGGCAAATTCTCGATTCGAGAGGAAATCCTACAATAGAAGTTGACGTCATTACCAATTCCGGAACACTCGGGCGCGCTGCCGTTCCCTCCGGCGCATCTACAGGTACGCATGAAGCAATGGAATTGCGCGACGGCGACAAGAAACGTTATCTGGGGAAAGGAGTGTTGAAGGCAGTGAATAATGTGAACACAACGATACGCGAAGAACTGAATGGCGCCTATGTTTTCGATCAGAGCGCTATCGATACGAAGATGATAGAACTCGATGGTACAGCTAACAAAGGAAATCTTGGTGCGAATGCAATTCTCGGTGTTTCGCTCGCCTGTGCAAAAGCTGCAGCAGAGGAAGCGAGTCAGCCGCTTTATCGTTATGTGGGTGGAGTGAATGCAACGTTGCTTCCTGTGCCAATGATGAATATTCTCAATGGAGGAGCGCATGCCGATAACGGAATTGATTTCCAGGAATTCATGATCATGCCCATAGGCGCGCATGCATTCTCAGAGGCGCTGCGCATGGGCGCAGAAGTTTTTCACCAATTGAAAAAAGTGCTCAAGGAAAAAGGGCTTGCTACAAACGTGGGTGACGAAGGCGGATTCGCTCCGAATATAAAAAACAATGAAGAAGCAATAGAATATGTTTTGAAAGCGATCGAAGATGCAGGTTACAAACCCGGAAGTGATATTTCCATTGCGATGGATGCGGCGGCATCGGAATTCTACGACGCGAAAACAAAAAAATATTTTTTCAAAAAATCGGATGGAAAAAAATTAAACAGCGAGGAGATGGTGGACTACTGGGCTTCGTGGATAAAAAAATATCCGATTGTTTCCATTGAAGACGGACTTGCGGAAGATGACTGGAGTGGTTGGGAAAAACTCACGAAGAAATGTGGCGACAAAGTTCAGCTCGTGGGCGATGATCTTTTTGTGACCAACACGGATCGGCTTTCGAAAGGAATAAAAAATAATATTGCAAATTCCATTCTCATAAAAGTGAACCAGATCGGCACACTTACGGAAACGATAAACGCGGTGACGCTGGCGCATACGAATGCATACACAAGTGTAATGAGTCACCGAAGCGGAGAAACGGAAGACACCACGATTGCTGATCTTGCTGTGGCGCTGCAATGCGGACAAATAAAAACAGGATCGGCTTCGCGCTCAGACAGGATCGCAAAATATAACCAGCTCCTCAGAATTGAAGAACAACTGGGAGCATCCGCCAGATTTCACGGAAAGAATTTCCGAAATGGCAAGTAA
- a CDS encoding SWIB/MDM2 domain-containing protein encodes MAKKAKAKAKKAAPKKAAKKKTARKPNAAFMKPLMPSATLAEVVGNKAMPRTEIVKKIWDYIKKNGLQDKKNRRMINADAKLKTVFGGKGQISMFELAKVVSKHVK; translated from the coding sequence ATGGCTAAAAAAGCAAAAGCGAAAGCAAAGAAAGCGGCTCCTAAAAAAGCTGCAAAGAAAAAAACAGCACGCAAACCAAATGCTGCATTCATGAAACCTCTCATGCCGAGCGCTACTCTCGCTGAAGTGGTTGGCAACAAAGCAATGCCACGCACTGAGATCGTGAAAAAAATCTGGGATTATATCAAGAAGAACGGTCTCCAGGACAAAAAGAACCGCCGCATGATCAACGCGGATGCGAAACTCAAAACAGTATTCGGAGGAAAAGGACAGATCTCTATGTTCGAACTCGCGAAAGTTGTTTCTAAACACGTAAAATAA
- a CDS encoding citrate (Si)-synthase, eukaryotic, with translation MDTLKEKFIAKAKPMAAEVKAIIKEHGDKKLGEYTVAQVYQGMKSITGLVTETSKLDPDEGIRFRGYSIPELREKLPKAPNGTEPLPEGIFYLMLVGDLPTTEEVYNISNNWARRAIVPKHVFDTIDKLPASTHPMTMFSIAVMAMQTESLFAKAYREGINKKEYWDYTYEDSMNLIARLPRIACYIYRKKYKNNEHIEPDPKLDWAANIAHMLGYDEFDVKRLMRLYMTIHVDHEGGNVSAHTTHLVGSALSDPYLAYAAGMNGLAGPLHGLANQEVIQWILNMRKEIGTDLPSEKQIEDYIKKTLADGRVVPGYGHAVLRKTDPRFVAQQDFYNRYIKNVKGVDPLCEIVQMIYKVAPPILESTGKIKNPWPNVDAHSGALLMHFGIKEFDFYTVLFGVSRALGVLASLIWDRALGHPIERPGSITTEGIKKKIGVVKA, from the coding sequence ATGGATACGCTCAAGGAAAAATTCATTGCGAAGGCAAAGCCGATGGCAGCAGAAGTGAAAGCCATCATCAAAGAACATGGTGATAAAAAATTAGGAGAGTACACCGTTGCGCAGGTTTACCAGGGAATGAAAAGTATAACAGGACTTGTAACGGAAACTTCGAAGCTCGATCCGGATGAAGGAATTCGTTTCCGCGGATATTCCATTCCTGAATTGCGGGAAAAACTTCCGAAAGCGCCGAACGGTACAGAGCCGCTTCCCGAAGGAATTTTTTATCTCATGCTCGTGGGTGATTTGCCAACTACCGAAGAAGTGTACAACATCAGTAATAACTGGGCGAGAAGAGCGATCGTTCCCAAACATGTTTTCGATACCATTGATAAACTTCCTGCATCCACGCACCCCATGACGATGTTCAGCATTGCAGTGATGGCGATGCAAACAGAATCTCTTTTTGCAAAAGCTTACCGCGAAGGAATAAACAAAAAAGAGTATTGGGATTATACGTATGAAGATTCCATGAATCTCATTGCGCGTTTGCCGCGAATTGCCTGCTACATCTACCGGAAAAAATACAAGAACAACGAACACATTGAACCCGATCCGAAACTTGACTGGGCTGCGAATATTGCACACATGCTCGGTTACGATGAATTCGATGTGAAACGTTTGATGCGTTTGTACATGACGATTCACGTGGATCACGAAGGGGGAAATGTTTCAGCGCACACTACGCATCTTGTCGGTTCTGCATTGAGCGATCCTTATCTCGCTTACGCTGCAGGAATGAACGGACTCGCCGGCCCACTGCATGGACTCGCAAATCAGGAAGTGATCCAGTGGATACTGAACATGCGCAAAGAAATAGGAACTGATCTTCCGAGTGAAAAACAAATTGAAGATTACATTAAAAAAACGCTTGCTGATGGAAGAGTTGTTCCGGGATACGGCCACGCCGTGTTGAGAAAAACCGATCCGCGATTTGTGGCGCAACAGGATTTTTATAATCGTTATATCAAAAATGTAAAAGGAGTTGATCCGCTGTGCGAGATCGTGCAGATGATCTACAAAGTGGCGCCGCCGATCCTTGAGTCAACAGGGAAAATAAAAAATCCGTGGCCGAATGTGGATGCACACAGCGGCGCGCTGCTCATGCATTTCGGAATTAAAGAATTTGATTTTTACACCGTACTCTTCGGCGTGTCGCGTGCGTTGGGTGTACTCGCATCACTCATCTGGGATCGTGCACTTGGCCACCCGATAGAACGCCCGGGCTCCATCACTACCGAAGGGATCAAGAAGAAGATCGGGGTGGTGAAAGCGTAA
- a CDS encoding peptidoglycan-binding protein — MLLKNGSTGEEVKTIQKILGLNPDGIFGGATKRAVQDWQKKNGLGADGIVGDKTWNALTKISSAATSPAIPAPAPTTISSPMNFENVVSLVIDHLEGGYYHPKMLLDGRMRTDRPDLFTTSGETMFGLDRTAGHDLFYSTPQKKNITVKDDVALIEARAYAYKSDAAKKFWNVMDNANAKINWKWNYRGGEQEADLRALTIVIMKPYFDNLCAHYLGQNSTLVLADPRLTFHFAYACWNGAGWFKKFAEKINTAIASGNTNVNELVQVAIDSRMSEGFKRGSKPNELIAKGGKKIQELFKGMNG, encoded by the coding sequence ATGCTGCTCAAAAACGGATCTACAGGCGAAGAAGTAAAAACAATTCAGAAAATACTGGGATTAAATCCTGATGGAATTTTCGGCGGAGCGACTAAGCGCGCTGTGCAGGACTGGCAAAAGAAAAACGGGCTCGGCGCCGATGGAATTGTGGGTGACAAAACGTGGAATGCGTTGACAAAAATTTCTTCCGCCGCAACTTCGCCGGCGATCCCCGCTCCTGCTCCAACAACAATTTCTTCCCCGATGAATTTCGAAAATGTGGTTTCGCTGGTGATCGATCATCTCGAAGGAGGATACTATCATCCGAAAATGCTGCTCGACGGAAGAATGCGCACCGATCGGCCGGATCTTTTTACGACTTCGGGTGAAACGATGTTCGGCCTCGACCGGACTGCAGGCCACGATCTTTTTTATTCTACACCGCAGAAAAAAAACATAACGGTGAAAGATGATGTGGCGCTTATAGAGGCGCGTGCCTACGCGTACAAGAGCGATGCTGCGAAAAAATTCTGGAATGTGATGGATAATGCAAATGCGAAGATCAACTGGAAATGGAATTATCGCGGAGGAGAACAGGAAGCGGATCTTCGTGCGCTGACCATCGTAATCATGAAACCCTATTTCGACAATTTGTGCGCACACTATCTCGGGCAGAATTCTACTTTGGTACTCGCAGATCCGCGTCTCACTTTTCATTTTGCTTATGCCTGCTGGAATGGAGCAGGATGGTTTAAAAAATTCGCGGAGAAAATAAATACGGCCATCGCTTCCGGAAATACAAATGTGAATGAACTCGTGCAGGTGGCTATTGATTCGAGAATGAGTGAAGGATTCAAACGCGGAAGCAAACCGAATGAACTCATTGCAAAAGGCGGAAAAAAAATCCAGGAACTGTTCAAAGGAATGAACGGCTGA
- a CDS encoding sigma-70 family RNA polymerase sigma factor encodes MRQLKISKQVTNRETASLDKYLQEIGRVDLITAEEEVDLARKIKQGDQFALAKMVNANLRFVVSVSKQYQNQGLSLPDLINEGNLGLIKAAQRFDETRGFKFISYAVWWIRQSILQALAEQSRIVRLPLNKIGSINKINKTFARLEQEYEREPSADEIGAALDLSPEDIKEAMRNTGRHVSMDAPLATGDENTSNMYDVMQSEDTPSPENSLISESLRKEIERALCTLTAREADVVRLYFGLSGTHALTLEEIGEKFDLTRERVRQIKEKAIRRLKHTSRSRLLKTYLG; translated from the coding sequence ATGCGTCAACTAAAAATTTCAAAACAGGTCACCAACAGGGAAACCGCTTCACTCGACAAATATTTACAGGAGATAGGCCGTGTGGACCTGATCACCGCAGAAGAAGAAGTGGATCTCGCCCGCAAGATCAAGCAGGGCGATCAATTTGCATTGGCAAAAATGGTGAATGCCAATCTCCGTTTCGTCGTATCCGTTTCCAAACAATACCAGAATCAGGGATTGAGTTTGCCCGATCTTATCAATGAAGGCAATCTTGGTTTGATCAAAGCTGCACAGCGTTTTGATGAAACACGTGGTTTCAAATTCATTTCCTACGCTGTATGGTGGATACGCCAGAGCATTCTGCAGGCATTGGCAGAGCAATCACGAATTGTGCGTTTGCCGCTCAATAAAATCGGCTCCATCAATAAAATAAATAAAACTTTCGCACGTCTTGAGCAGGAATATGAGCGTGAGCCGAGCGCCGACGAAATAGGTGCTGCACTGGATCTTTCTCCGGAAGATATTAAAGAAGCGATGCGAAATACCGGCCGTCACGTGTCGATGGATGCACCGCTCGCTACCGGCGATGAGAACACAAGCAATATGTACGACGTGATGCAGAGTGAGGATACGCCGAGCCCCGAGAATTCTCTCATCAGCGAATCATTGCGCAAAGAAATCGAACGCGCATTGTGTACGCTCACTGCACGCGAAGCTGATGTGGTTCGTCTCTATTTCGGATTAAGCGGAACACATGCATTGACGCTCGAAGAGATCGGCGAAAAATTCGATCTCACCCGCGAGCGCGTGCGCCAGATAAAAGAAAAAGCTATCCGCAGGTTGAAACACACGTCACGCAGCCGTCTGCTGAAAACATACCTCGGATAA
- a CDS encoding T9SS type A sorting domain-containing protein, whose protein sequence is MKNPVSFLFVFLFPFVINAQNTFTKEYEIWNEFSMNNFQQTSDGGYILCTDADPEMDTATSLDQGYLIKMNVQGTTEWIKKYAKSTISIKANDGNSVFQTADGGYIVATVYYYNSSVGTIHLMKTDNVGNISWEKLYPAYQLSSAFCVKQTSDLGYIICGGTTDTLSMFPYYTLLLKTDNLGNVQWGKKFLETSIGQSGPAFCVNQSADGGYILCCTSGTGTAIIKTDATGNIQWNKIISTNGYDGFYDVHQTTDGGYIATGYSLDAVTSYGYAFLLKLNASGNFQWGKKYQDPTNYLTGFSTRQTSDGGYIISSGDANYFSSLIKTDSTGILQWVRDYNPLVCFNTSEVTLTSDHGYAFVTGWASGTWSDWRVAIVKTDSLGHTATCGEASPNYYTLNYSPAFTSGFSTDTATVTLGVATTFGISNVAEYLPCYSFSESGVIENQMENNGISIFPNPSSGKFTVLLPSGNCSLLIYDVTGKLIRKKFLNEKKNDIDLSSEAPGMYFYRIANEEKISAQGKIIIE, encoded by the coding sequence ATGAAAAACCCTGTTTCTTTTTTGTTTGTCTTTCTCTTTCCATTCGTGATCAACGCGCAGAATACATTCACGAAAGAATACGAGATCTGGAATGAATTTTCCATGAATAATTTTCAGCAGACCAGTGATGGCGGATATATTCTCTGTACCGATGCCGATCCTGAAATGGATACTGCCACTTCACTCGACCAGGGTTATCTCATTAAAATGAATGTGCAGGGCACTACAGAGTGGATAAAAAAATATGCCAAGTCCACGATCAGCATCAAAGCCAATGACGGAAATTCTGTTTTCCAAACCGCCGACGGAGGTTACATCGTTGCTACAGTTTATTATTATAATTCCAGTGTCGGTACCATTCATCTAATGAAAACTGACAATGTCGGAAATATTTCCTGGGAAAAACTTTACCCGGCTTACCAGTTGAGCAGTGCTTTCTGCGTGAAGCAAACTTCAGATCTCGGTTACATTATTTGCGGTGGGACTACAGATACTTTATCTATGTTTCCGTATTACACGCTCCTGCTGAAAACAGATAATTTGGGAAACGTACAATGGGGAAAAAAATTTCTTGAAACTTCCATCGGGCAATCCGGCCCCGCTTTTTGCGTGAACCAGTCGGCCGACGGAGGATATATTCTTTGTTGCACCTCCGGAACAGGAACAGCAATCATCAAAACCGATGCAACCGGAAATATTCAGTGGAACAAAATCATTTCTACTAATGGCTATGATGGGTTTTACGACGTTCATCAAACAACAGACGGAGGATACATTGCAACTGGGTATTCTCTTGATGCGGTCACCTCTTATGGTTATGCTTTTCTTTTAAAACTAAATGCGTCCGGAAATTTTCAGTGGGGAAAAAAATACCAGGACCCAACAAATTACCTGACCGGATTTTCCACCAGGCAGACTTCCGACGGAGGTTACATTATTTCTTCCGGTGACGCCAATTATTTTTCCTCATTGATAAAAACGGATAGTACCGGAATCCTGCAATGGGTTCGCGATTACAATCCATTAGTATGTTTTAATACATCGGAGGTAACGCTCACTTCCGATCATGGTTATGCTTTTGTAACCGGATGGGCAAGCGGCACGTGGTCGGATTGGCGTGTAGCTATTGTGAAAACAGATAGTCTTGGGCACACAGCAACCTGTGGTGAAGCGAGTCCGAATTATTATACGCTTAATTATTCACCGGCCTTTACTTCCGGATTTTCAACCGATACTGCAACAGTCACGCTTGGTGTTGCCACAACTTTTGGAATTTCCAATGTGGCGGAATATCTTCCTTGTTATTCTTTTTCGGAATCGGGTGTGATAGAAAATCAAATGGAAAATAACGGCATCAGTATTTTCCCGAATCCTTCTTCCGGAAAATTCACCGTGCTGCTTCCTTCAGGAAATTGTTCGCTACTAATTTATGATGTGACCGGGAAACTGATCAGGAAAAAATTTCTGAATGAAAAGAAGAACGACATCGATCTTAGCAGCGAAGCTCCGGGAATGTATTTTTACCGGATCGCGAATGAAGAAAAAATTTCAGCGCAGGGAAAAATCATCATCGAATAA